Part of the Mycolicibacterium mageritense genome is shown below.
GAACCGCCTGCCGGTCGCCGTCGAAGCGGGCGAGAAGAACCCGCGATGAAAGTCCTTGTCCCAGACGATCTCGGGGTCAAAATACTCGACGAATCGGCCGACATCGAGCCCGTCCGGTACGCGCCCGGCGACCCCTGGCCCAGCGATCATCTGGATGCCACGACCGTCGTGGTCGGTTACGAATCGGCCGCGGCGGTCGGTGCCAGGTTCGTCGAGTTGCCCAACCTACGCCTCGTACAGACCCTCAACGCCGGCTATGACCAGTGGTTGCCGCTGCTGCCCGATGGCGTCATGCTGTCCAACGGCCGCGGTGCCCACGGCGGCTCGTCAGCCGAGTGGGTCGTGGCGGTGCTGCTGGCCATCTACCGCGACCTGCAGTTGTTCAACGACCAACAGGACCAAGGTGTTTGGCGGGCGAAGTCCACTGAAACCCTGATCGGCAAGCGGGTGGTCGTGCTGGGCGCGGGCGACCTCGCGGTCAACCTCGCGTCGCGGCTTACGCCGTTCGACACCGAGGTCACGCTGGTGGGTCGGCGGGCGCGGCCCGGTGTCCACCCCGTGACCGATCTCGACGACCTGCTACCGACCGCCGATGTCGTGGTCGCCATGCTGCCCGCGCACGACTCGACCTACCACATCATCGACGCCGGTTTCCTGGCGAAACTCCGCGACGGTGCAGTGGTGGTCAACGTGGGCCGCGGTGGGGCGGTGGACACCGAAGCGCTGTTGGCGGAGCTGACGTCGGGTCGCCTGCGGGCCGCACTCGACGTCACCGAGCCCGAGCCGCTGCCAGCCGACCACCCGCTGTGGTCCGCGCCGGGCCTGGTGCTCACCCCGCATGTAGCGGGCAGCACGACGGGTGCCTGGGAACGCGCGTGGGCGATTGCCCGCGAGCAGATCGAGGTCTACGTCGCCGGCGACCGGCCCCCGAATCTCGTGGCCGGCCCTGGAGCGCCGCAAGATTGACGCCCGGTGACGTGACTACGTCACATCACCGGGGCCCACTGTCACGTGGAACCGCTTGGTTCCCCAGACATCGGACACCGCGAAGAACACGGTCTTGGGCCTGCCGAGCACCGTTGTCGCGACCACCGTGCCAGGCGTTCCCGCAGGCACCGGCGGCACATCCATCCCCTCGATCCGTCTTCGGGCGGTCACGGTATCGCCTTTTCGACAGCGCATCATCATCCCCCTTGGTAGTGAAACCGCTGGGCAGACCGCAGAATGGTTCGCGCACACAGCCATACCCGGCATTTCCGATGATGACGATTCGAAAGCC
Proteins encoded:
- a CDS encoding 2-hydroxyacid dehydrogenase — translated: MKVLVPDDLGVKILDESADIEPVRYAPGDPWPSDHLDATTVVVGYESAAAVGARFVELPNLRLVQTLNAGYDQWLPLLPDGVMLSNGRGAHGGSSAEWVVAVLLAIYRDLQLFNDQQDQGVWRAKSTETLIGKRVVVLGAGDLAVNLASRLTPFDTEVTLVGRRARPGVHPVTDLDDLLPTADVVVAMLPAHDSTYHIIDAGFLAKLRDGAVVVNVGRGGAVDTEALLAELTSGRLRAALDVTEPEPLPADHPLWSAPGLVLTPHVAGSTTGAWERAWAIAREQIEVYVAGDRPPNLVAGPGAPQD